In a single window of the Pseudomonas oryzihabitans genome:
- the topA gene encoding type I DNA topoisomerase → MGKSLVIVESPAKAKTINKYLGNQYVVKSSIGHIRDLPTSGAGTAKEPAAKTRKTAAEAPALSPKEKARRQLFTRMGVDPEHGWKAHYEILPGKEKVIEELRRLAKDADTVYLATDLDREGEAIAWHLREAIGGDDSRYKRVVFNEITKKAIQEAFSQPGELDINRVNAQQARRFLDRVVGYMVSPLLWSKIARGLSAGRVQSVAVKLVVEREREIRAFVPEEYWEIHADLATPKKDQVRFEVVREKGEAFKPLNEAQAKAALAKLEKAGYRIAKREDKPTSSRPSAPFITSTLQQAASNRLGFGVKKTMMMAQRLYEAGYITYMRTDSTNLSGDAIAMARGYIESEFGKQYLPEKANVYGSREGAQEAHEAIRPSDVNVKPNSLSGMERDAERLYELIWRQFLACQMPPAEYLSTTVTAAAGDFELRARGRILKFDGYTRVLPQQGKPGDDDVLPEMKQGEDLGLVKLDPSQHFTKPPARFSEASLVKELEKRGIGRPSTYAAIISTIQDRGYVTVHNRRFYAEKMGDIVTDRLNESFANLMDFSFTANMEGNLDNVAQGERDWKNLLDEFYGDFKQKLEYAEAGEKGMRANQPTLTDIPCQLCGRPMMIRTASTGVFLGCSGYALPPKERCKATINLVPGDEIADDDEGESESLVLRGKHRCPICSTAMDAYLIDEHRKLHVCGNNPDCPGYEIEEGSYRIKGYEGPSLECDKCGSEMQLKTGRFGKFFGCTNPACKNTRKLLKNGEPAPPKMDAVPMPELRCEKVDDTYVLRDGASGLFLAASGFPKNRETRAPLVSELLPHRDEIDPKYHYLLSAPVKDSEGRPAVIRFSRKTKEQYVQTEVEGKPTGWKAFYDGKKWQVEEKR, encoded by the coding sequence ATGGGTAAATCGCTGGTCATCGTGGAATCCCCGGCCAAGGCCAAGACCATCAACAAGTATCTGGGTAACCAGTACGTGGTGAAGTCGAGCATCGGCCATATCCGCGACCTTCCCACCAGCGGCGCCGGCACCGCCAAGGAGCCCGCCGCCAAGACGCGCAAGACCGCCGCCGAGGCGCCCGCGCTGTCACCCAAGGAAAAGGCCCGGCGCCAGCTCTTCACCCGCATGGGCGTCGACCCCGAACACGGCTGGAAGGCGCACTACGAGATCCTGCCTGGCAAGGAAAAGGTGATCGAGGAACTGCGCCGTCTGGCCAAGGACGCCGACACCGTCTATCTCGCAACCGACTTGGATCGCGAAGGGGAGGCCATCGCCTGGCACCTGCGGGAAGCCATCGGTGGCGACGACTCGCGCTACAAGCGCGTGGTCTTCAACGAGATCACCAAGAAGGCCATCCAGGAGGCCTTCTCCCAGCCCGGCGAGCTGGATATCAACCGCGTCAACGCCCAGCAGGCCCGTCGCTTCCTGGACCGCGTGGTCGGTTACATGGTCTCGCCGCTGCTGTGGTCGAAGATCGCCCGTGGCCTGTCCGCTGGTCGGGTGCAATCCGTTGCGGTCAAGCTGGTCGTGGAGCGCGAACGTGAGATCCGCGCCTTCGTCCCCGAGGAATACTGGGAAATCCACGCCGACCTCGCCACCCCGAAAAAGGATCAGGTGCGCTTCGAGGTGGTGCGCGAGAAGGGTGAAGCCTTCAAGCCGTTGAACGAGGCCCAGGCCAAGGCCGCGCTGGCCAAGCTGGAGAAGGCCGGCTATCGCATCGCCAAGCGTGAAGACAAGCCGACCAGCAGCAGGCCCTCCGCCCCCTTCATCACCTCCACCCTGCAGCAGGCGGCGAGCAATCGCCTGGGCTTCGGGGTGAAGAAGACCATGATGATGGCCCAGCGTCTCTATGAGGCTGGCTACATCACCTATATGCGTACCGACTCGACCAACCTGTCCGGTGATGCCATCGCCATGGCTCGCGGCTATATCGAGAGCGAATTCGGCAAGCAGTACCTGCCGGAAAAGGCCAACGTCTACGGCAGCCGCGAAGGCGCCCAGGAAGCACACGAGGCCATCCGCCCGTCCGACGTCAACGTCAAGCCCAACAGCCTGTCGGGCATGGAGCGGGACGCCGAGCGCCTGTACGAGCTGATCTGGCGCCAGTTCCTGGCCTGCCAGATGCCCCCGGCCGAGTACCTGTCCACCACGGTGACCGCCGCGGCGGGAGACTTCGAGCTGCGTGCCCGTGGCCGCATCCTCAAGTTCGACGGCTACACCCGTGTCCTGCCCCAGCAGGGCAAGCCGGGCGACGACGACGTCCTGCCCGAGATGAAGCAGGGCGAAGACCTCGGCCTGGTCAAGCTCGATCCCAGCCAGCACTTCACCAAGCCGCCGGCCCGCTTCTCCGAAGCCAGTCTGGTCAAGGAGCTGGAGAAGCGCGGTATCGGCCGGCCGTCGACCTATGCCGCCATCATTTCCACCATCCAGGATCGCGGCTACGTAACGGTGCACAATCGCCGGTTCTATGCCGAGAAGATGGGCGACATCGTCACCGACCGGTTGAACGAAAGCTTCGCTAACCTGATGGACTTCAGCTTCACCGCCAACATGGAAGGCAATCTGGACAACGTCGCCCAGGGCGAACGGGACTGGAAGAATCTGCTCGACGAATTCTATGGGGATTTCAAGCAGAAGCTGGAATACGCCGAAGCAGGCGAGAAGGGCATGCGAGCCAATCAGCCGACCCTGACGGACATTCCCTGCCAGCTCTGCGGCCGGCCGATGATGATCCGTACCGCCTCCACCGGCGTCTTCCTGGGCTGCTCCGGCTACGCCCTGCCGCCCAAGGAACGCTGCAAGGCCACCATCAACCTGGTGCCGGGCGACGAGATCGCCGACGACGACGAGGGCGAGTCCGAATCCCTGGTTCTGCGCGGCAAGCATCGCTGCCCCATCTGCAGCACCGCGATGGACGCCTATCTGATCGACGAGCATCGCAAGCTGCACGTCTGCGGCAACAATCCGGACTGCCCGGGCTACGAAATCGAAGAAGGCAGCTATCGCATCAAGGGCTACGAAGGTCCATCGCTCGAGTGCGACAAGTGCGGCAGCGAGATGCAGCTCAAGACGGGCCGCTTCGGCAAGTTCTTCGGCTGTACCAATCCAGCCTGCAAGAACACCCGCAAATTGCTCAAGAACGGCGAGCCCGCACCGCCGAAGATGGATGCCGTGCCCATGCCGGAGCTGCGTTGCGAAAAGGTCGACGACACCTATGTGTTGCGTGACGGCGCTTCGGGCCTGTTCCTGGCTGCCAGCGGCTTTCCGAAGAATCGCGAAACCCGTGCGCCGTTGGTCAGCGAACTGCTGCCCCATCGCGACGAGATCGATCCCAAGTACCATTATCTGCTGAGTGCTCCGGTGAAGGATTCCGAAGGTCGCCCGGCGGTGATTCGCTTCAGCCGCAAGACCAAGGAGCAGTACGTGCAGACCGAGGTCGAGGGCAAGCCCACCGGCTGGAAGGCCTTCTACGACGGCAAGAAGTGGCAGGTGGAAGAAAAGCGCTAG
- the fadB gene encoding fatty acid oxidation complex subunit alpha FadB, whose amino-acid sequence MIFEGKALSVRDVEDGIAELRFDLQGESVNKFSAITLREFRQAVDALKAHAGLRGVIVTSGKDVFIVGADITEFVEMFGRPTEELQAGIAEINRIFNDFEDLPVPTVAAVGGIALGGGCEMTLAADYRVLSTAARIGLPEVKLGIYPGWGGTVRLPRLIGSDNAIEWIASGKENDAATALKVGVADAVVAPEHLFDAALDLVRRAAAGELDYRAKRKPKLEKLQLNAIEAMMAFESAKGFVASQAGPHYPAPLEAIKAIQKSANYGRDKALEVEGAGFAKMAQTSVSASLVGLFLNDQALKRKAKVLEKQAAPVKLTSVLGAGIMGGGIAYQSALKGTPILMKDIRDEALELGLSEASKLLNKRVEKGRLEPVKMAEALNRIRPTLSYGDFKSVDLVVEAVVENPKVKQAVLAEVEGQVREDAILTSNTSTISISLLAQALKRPENFCGMHFFNPVHMMPLVEVIRGEKTSERAIATTVAYARQMGKNPIVVNDCPGFLVNRILFPYFGGFAALLAQGADFQRVDKLMEKFGWPMGPAYLMDVVGMDTAHHARDVMAEGFPERMKESRKTAVDALYEAQRFGQKNGKGFYVYETDKKGKPKKVADPAVAEVLAPVTYEQREFTDEEIVERMMVPLCLEAVRCLEDGIVDSAAEADMGLIYGIGFPPFRGGALRYIDSLGVAEFVAMADKYADLGPLYHPTPKLREMAAAGQRFFG is encoded by the coding sequence GACGCCCTGAAAGCCCATGCCGGACTGCGCGGCGTCATCGTCACCAGCGGCAAGGACGTCTTCATCGTCGGCGCCGACATCACCGAATTCGTCGAGATGTTCGGCCGGCCGACCGAAGAGCTGCAGGCCGGCATCGCCGAGATCAATCGCATCTTCAACGACTTCGAGGACCTGCCGGTACCTACCGTGGCCGCCGTGGGCGGTATCGCCCTGGGTGGCGGCTGCGAGATGACCCTGGCCGCCGACTACCGGGTGCTGAGCACTGCCGCGCGCATCGGCCTGCCGGAAGTCAAGCTGGGCATCTATCCGGGCTGGGGCGGCACCGTCCGCCTGCCGCGCCTGATCGGCAGCGACAACGCCATCGAGTGGATCGCCTCCGGCAAGGAAAACGACGCCGCCACCGCGCTCAAGGTCGGTGTGGCCGATGCCGTGGTCGCGCCCGAGCACCTGTTCGACGCGGCGCTGGACCTGGTCCGCCGCGCCGCCGCCGGTGAGCTGGACTACCGCGCCAAGCGCAAGCCGAAGCTGGAGAAGCTGCAGCTCAATGCCATCGAAGCCATGATGGCCTTCGAGTCGGCCAAGGGTTTCGTCGCCAGCCAGGCCGGGCCGCACTATCCGGCGCCGCTGGAAGCCATCAAGGCGATCCAGAAGTCCGCCAACTACGGTCGCGACAAGGCCCTGGAGGTCGAAGGCGCCGGCTTCGCCAAGATGGCCCAGACTTCGGTCTCCGCCAGCCTGGTCGGGCTGTTCCTCAATGACCAGGCGCTCAAGCGCAAGGCCAAGGTGTTGGAAAAGCAGGCCGCTCCGGTCAAGCTGACCAGCGTCCTGGGCGCCGGCATCATGGGCGGAGGCATTGCCTACCAGTCCGCGCTCAAGGGCACGCCGATCCTGATGAAGGACATTCGCGACGAGGCTCTGGAGCTGGGCCTGAGCGAAGCCAGCAAGCTGCTCAACAAGCGTGTCGAGAAGGGCCGCCTGGAGCCGGTGAAGATGGCCGAGGCGCTCAATCGCATCCGGCCGACCCTGTCCTATGGCGACTTCAAGAGCGTCGACCTGGTGGTCGAGGCGGTGGTCGAGAATCCCAAGGTCAAGCAGGCCGTGCTGGCCGAAGTGGAAGGCCAGGTACGCGAGGACGCCATCCTCACCTCCAACACCTCCACCATTTCCATCAGCCTCCTGGCCCAGGCGCTCAAGCGTCCGGAAAACTTCTGCGGCATGCACTTCTTCAACCCGGTGCACATGATGCCCCTGGTGGAGGTGATCCGCGGCGAGAAGACCAGCGAAAGGGCCATCGCCACCACCGTGGCCTACGCCCGCCAGATGGGTAAGAACCCCATCGTGGTCAACGACTGCCCCGGCTTCCTGGTCAACCGCATCCTCTTCCCGTACTTCGGCGGCTTCGCCGCGCTGCTGGCCCAAGGTGCCGATTTCCAGCGCGTCGACAAGTTGATGGAAAAATTCGGCTGGCCCATGGGTCCGGCCTACCTGATGGACGTGGTCGGCATGGACACCGCCCACCACGCCCGCGACGTCATGGCCGAGGGCTTCCCCGAGCGCATGAAGGAAAGTCGCAAGACCGCGGTGGACGCCCTCTACGAAGCCCAGCGCTTCGGCCAGAAGAACGGCAAGGGCTTCTATGTCTACGAGACTGACAAGAAGGGCAAGCCGAAGAAGGTCGCCGATCCGGCCGTGGCCGAGGTGCTGGCACCGGTCACCTACGAACAGCGTGAATTCACCGACGAGGAAATCGTCGAGCGGATGATGGTACCGCTGTGCCTGGAAGCCGTGCGCTGCCTGGAAGACGGCATCGTCGACAGCGCCGCCGAGGCCGACATGGGCCTGATCTACGGCATTGGCTTCCCACCCTTCCGTGGCGGTGCGCTGCGCTACATCGATAGCCTGGGCGTGGCCGAATTCGTCGCCATGGCCGACAAGTACGCCGACCTCGGGCCGCTGTACCACCCGACCCCCAAACTCCGCGAAATGGCCGCCGCTGGCCAACGCTTCTTCGGTTGA
- the fadA gene encoding acetyl-CoA C-acyltransferase FadA, whose translation MSLNPRDVVIVDFARTPMGRSKGGMHRNTRAETLSARLIDAVLDRNPQVNPAEVEDVIWGCVNQTLEQGWNIARMASLLTRIPHTSGAQTVSRLCGSSMSALHTAAQAIQTGNGDVFVVGGVEHMGHVGMMHGVDPNPQLSLHAAKASGMMGLTAEMLGKMHGITREAQDQFGYRSHQLAWKATQEGKFKDEIIPLEGHDENGFLKVFSHDETIRPETTLEGLAALKPAFNPKGGTVTAGTSSQITDGASCMLVMSAQRAQDLGLQPLAKIRSMAVAGVDPAIMGYGPVPASQKALKRAGLTIADIDFIELNEAFAAQALPVLKDLKVLDKMEEKVNLHGGAIALGHPFGCSGARISGTLLNVMKQNDGTFGLATMCVGLGQGITTVFERLR comes from the coding sequence ATGAGTCTGAATCCGAGAGACGTCGTCATCGTCGACTTCGCCCGCACGCCCATGGGCCGTTCCAAGGGCGGCATGCACCGCAACACCCGCGCCGAGACCCTGTCCGCGCGGCTGATCGACGCAGTCCTTGACCGCAATCCCCAGGTCAACCCGGCCGAGGTGGAAGACGTGATCTGGGGGTGCGTCAACCAGACCCTGGAGCAGGGCTGGAACATCGCCCGCATGGCCTCGCTGCTGACCCGCATCCCCCATACCAGCGGCGCCCAGACGGTGAGCCGGCTGTGCGGCTCCTCCATGAGCGCCCTGCACACCGCCGCCCAGGCGATCCAGACCGGCAACGGCGACGTCTTCGTCGTCGGCGGCGTGGAGCACATGGGCCATGTCGGCATGATGCACGGCGTCGATCCGAACCCCCAGCTGTCGCTGCACGCCGCCAAGGCCTCCGGCATGATGGGCCTGACCGCCGAGATGCTGGGCAAGATGCACGGCATCACCCGCGAGGCCCAGGACCAGTTCGGCTACCGCTCTCATCAGCTGGCGTGGAAGGCGACCCAGGAAGGCAAGTTCAAGGACGAGATCATTCCCCTGGAAGGTCACGACGAGAACGGCTTCCTCAAGGTCTTCAGCCATGACGAGACCATCCGTCCGGAAACCACCCTCGAAGGCCTGGCTGCCCTGAAGCCGGCTTTCAACCCTAAGGGTGGTACCGTGACCGCCGGCACCTCCTCGCAGATCACCGACGGCGCCTCCTGCATGCTGGTCATGTCCGCCCAGCGCGCCCAGGACCTGGGCCTGCAGCCGCTGGCCAAGATCCGCTCCATGGCCGTGGCCGGCGTGGATCCGGCGATCATGGGCTACGGTCCGGTCCCGGCTTCGCAGAAGGCTCTCAAGCGCGCTGGCCTGACCATCGCCGACATCGACTTCATCGAGCTCAACGAAGCCTTCGCGGCCCAGGCCCTGCCGGTGCTCAAGGACCTCAAGGTGCTCGACAAGATGGAGGAAAAGGTCAATCTGCACGGGGGCGCCATCGCCCTGGGTCACCCCTTCGGTTGCTCTGGCGCCAGAATTTCAGGCACGCTGTTAAATGTCATGAAACAGAATGACGGCACCTTCGGCCTGGCTACCATGTGTGTGGGTCTCGGCCAGGGCATCACCACGGTGTTCGAACGCCTGCGCTGA
- a CDS encoding DUF1653 domain-containing protein: protein MALQTGLYRHYKGQQYRVLGVARHSETEEELVIYQALYGEYGLWARPLSMFRESVQVDGEQVPRFALISVEADPLGLDTTPQP from the coding sequence ATGGCATTGCAGACGGGACTCTACCGGCACTACAAGGGTCAGCAATATCGAGTACTGGGCGTGGCCCGGCATTCGGAGACCGAGGAAGAGCTGGTCATCTATCAGGCGCTGTACGGCGAATACGGTCTCTGGGCGCGGCCCTTGAGCATGTTTCGCGAGAGCGTCCAGGTGGATGGCGAGCAGGTGCCGCGCTTCGCGCTGATCAGCGTCGAAGCCGATCCCCTGGGTCTGGATACCACGCCCCAGCCTTGA